A window of the Cystobacter fuscus genome harbors these coding sequences:
- a CDS encoding GNAT family N-acetyltransferase — translation MMRIIPGDLGDPRVIELLHIHLTRARAETAPGSAHALDLTGLQSPDIRLWTIWEDETLLGVGALKQLSPEHGEIKSMHTAQSMRGRGAGSAMLRHIIETARASGMSRLSLETGSWDYFRPARALYTSHGFVECPPFADYVLDPNSVFMTLEL, via the coding sequence ATGATGCGAATCATCCCAGGCGACCTCGGTGACCCGCGCGTCATCGAGCTGCTCCACATCCATCTCACACGAGCCCGGGCGGAGACGGCACCGGGCAGTGCGCACGCCTTGGACCTCACCGGGCTGCAATCGCCCGACATCCGCCTCTGGACGATCTGGGAGGACGAGACGCTTCTGGGTGTCGGCGCGCTGAAGCAGCTCTCACCGGAGCATGGTGAGATCAAGTCGATGCATACGGCGCAATCCATGCGCGGCCGGGGCGCTGGAAGCGCCATGTTGCGCCATATCATCGAGACCGCACGGGCCAGCGGTATGTCGCGCCTCAGCCTGGAAACGGGCTCCTGGGATTATTTCCGGCCCGCACGGGCGCTCTACACGAGCCATGGCTTCGTGGAGTGCCCGCCGTTCGCCGACTATGTGCTCGACCCGAACAGCGTCTTCATGACGCTCGAGCTGTGA
- a CDS encoding RNA polymerase sigma factor gives MTETDEAELRDLIPRLRRFARALTHDSTAADDLVQASLERAVSRWKSRHEAGSLQAWLFSILYRRFLDERKRAGRFSRLLDVFRGPRDVAPSAEEVVIARASLESFGRLPPEQRALMLLVAVEGLSYGEAAEALGVPIGTVMSRLSRARKALRELTDNDVSPPSLRVLK, from the coding sequence ATGACCGAGACCGACGAAGCCGAACTCCGTGACTTGATTCCCCGCTTGCGGCGGTTCGCACGGGCCTTGACCCACGATTCCACCGCCGCCGACGACCTCGTGCAGGCGAGCCTCGAGCGCGCGGTGTCGAGATGGAAGAGCCGGCACGAGGCGGGCAGCCTCCAGGCCTGGCTGTTCTCCATCCTGTACCGGCGCTTCCTCGACGAGCGCAAGCGCGCGGGGCGCTTCTCGCGGCTGCTGGACGTGTTCCGGGGTCCCCGGGACGTGGCGCCCTCGGCCGAGGAGGTGGTCATCGCCCGCGCCTCGCTGGAGTCCTTTGGCCGGTTGCCACCCGAGCAGCGGGCGTTGATGCTGCTGGTGGCCGTGGAGGGCTTGAGCTATGGCGAGGCCGCCGAGGCGCTCGGGGTGCCCATCGGGACGGTGATGTCCCGCCTGTCGCGCGCGCGCAAGGCGCTGCGCGAGTTGACGGACAATGATGTGTCTCCTCCTTCTCTCCGGGTGCTGAAATGA
- a CDS encoding aminotransferase class IV, translated as MMDTVAVNGEVRRLEELRLQDFLQSFFFGAGFFETFLVTGGMPMFLGRHLARLRSSLEAHEGCVRAPPEDVLTVGAVRQSLQRCLEADASLGPSFSGVGKLVAGDGRLLLSFRALPAPQEHTVLDEREEHCYRRGDPTLRHKSVSYLRQYAHFGRGVVFANEAGELCEAPNGNLFFLLDDAVVTPPLEAPCLPGIIRSVLLEEGRLGDMPVVERSVGREQLESVRGCVLTNSVSLALAVPRLLGRELPGSHVLAEHARAVVREYARREE; from the coding sequence ATGATGGACACGGTCGCGGTGAACGGAGAGGTGCGGCGGCTCGAGGAGTTGCGGCTCCAGGACTTCCTCCAGTCGTTCTTCTTCGGCGCGGGCTTCTTCGAGACGTTCCTCGTCACCGGGGGCATGCCCATGTTCCTCGGGCGGCACCTCGCGCGGCTCCGGTCGAGCCTCGAGGCCCATGAGGGCTGCGTGCGCGCACCACCCGAGGACGTGCTCACCGTCGGCGCCGTCCGTCAGTCCTTGCAACGGTGTCTGGAGGCGGATGCCAGCCTGGGCCCGAGCTTCTCCGGCGTGGGTAAGCTGGTGGCGGGAGATGGGCGGCTGCTGCTGTCCTTCCGGGCCTTGCCGGCCCCCCAAGAGCACACGGTCCTCGATGAGAGGGAGGAGCATTGCTACCGGAGGGGTGACCCCACCTTGAGACACAAGAGCGTCTCGTACCTGCGGCAGTACGCGCACTTCGGCCGGGGAGTGGTCTTCGCCAACGAGGCCGGGGAACTCTGTGAGGCGCCGAACGGGAATCTGTTCTTCCTCCTGGATGATGCGGTGGTGACTCCACCCCTGGAGGCCCCCTGCCTTCCCGGCATCATCCGCTCCGTGCTGCTGGAGGAAGGACGGCTCGGGGACATGCCGGTCGTGGAGCGCTCGGTGGGGCGGGAGCAACTGGAGTCAGTCCGAGGCTGTGTCCTCACCAACTCCGTGAGCCTCGCGCTCGCCGTTCCGCGGCTGCTCGGGCGGGAACTGCCCGGCAGCCACGTGCTGGCCGAGCATGCTCGGGCCGTGGTGCGGGAGTACGCACGGCGCGAGGAGTGA
- a CDS encoding anti-sigma factor family protein, whose amino-acid sequence MTPLIPTEDELHAYVDGQLDDGRRREVEAWLEATPEWAETVAAWKRDAERLRAALANPRALPPAPQLEPSAIRRSLRARTRQRVALAAALVLTAGVGAVGGWVARSMTMAATLPPMEDALQAYRLFAMDQAHALELDASKSDDLKRWLVRNLGPRAAVPDLQAHGFTLLGGQLLSTDAGAAALLLYEARDGRRLGFYMRPGTRVPGRTKGLRQDGVLLTHYWFRDGYGFAVISLSDDPRADEVKEALDAST is encoded by the coding sequence ATGACGCCGCTCATTCCGACCGAGGACGAACTGCACGCCTATGTCGATGGCCAGTTGGACGATGGCCGGAGGCGGGAGGTCGAGGCCTGGCTCGAGGCCACCCCCGAGTGGGCGGAGACGGTTGCCGCATGGAAGCGCGATGCCGAGCGGCTGCGCGCTGCGCTCGCCAATCCCCGTGCCCTCCCGCCCGCTCCCCAACTCGAGCCCTCCGCCATCCGCCGCTCGTTGCGCGCCCGGACGCGCCAGCGCGTGGCCTTGGCGGCGGCCCTGGTGCTCACGGCGGGCGTGGGCGCCGTGGGCGGCTGGGTGGCCCGCTCGATGACGATGGCCGCCACGCTCCCGCCCATGGAGGACGCGCTCCAGGCCTACCGCCTGTTCGCGATGGACCAGGCGCACGCGCTCGAGCTGGACGCGTCGAAGTCCGACGACTTGAAGCGATGGCTGGTCAGGAACCTGGGCCCCCGGGCGGCGGTGCCGGATCTCCAGGCGCACGGCTTCACGCTGCTCGGCGGGCAATTACTGTCGACCGACGCGGGCGCGGCCGCTCTGTTGCTCTACGAGGCCCGGGACGGACGACGTCTCGGCTTCTACATGCGTCCGGGAACCCGGGTTCCCGGCCGGACGAAGGGGCTGCGTCAGGATGGAGTGCTGCTCACCCATTACTGGTTCCGCGACGGCTACGGCTTCGCCGTCATCAGCCTCTCGGATGATCCGCGCGCGGACGAGGTGAAGGAGGCCCTCGACGCCTCGACGTGA
- a CDS encoding glutathione S-transferase family protein, with product MLKLYQFHPSGNCYKVRLLLHQLAIPFETAEVDIAAGQTRTPEFKTKNPIAKVPTVELEPGVFLAESNAILWYFAEGTPFIPSDKLERARMLQWMFFEQYSHEPYIAVARAWISFFGIPAGKEQELEERIHKGYAALDVMEGELKKRPFFAGDTYSLADISLYAYTHVADEGRFELGRYRAIRAWFERVQAQPRHLRLRDPVA from the coding sequence ATGCTCAAGCTCTACCAGTTCCATCCCTCGGGTAATTGCTACAAGGTCCGCCTGCTGTTGCACCAGCTCGCCATTCCCTTCGAGACGGCGGAGGTGGACATCGCCGCCGGGCAGACCCGCACGCCGGAATTCAAGACGAAGAATCCCATCGCCAAGGTGCCCACCGTGGAGCTGGAGCCGGGAGTGTTCCTCGCCGAGTCCAATGCCATCCTCTGGTACTTCGCCGAGGGCACGCCCTTCATCCCCTCGGACAAGCTGGAGCGGGCGCGGATGCTGCAGTGGATGTTCTTCGAGCAGTACAGCCACGAGCCCTACATCGCCGTGGCGCGCGCGTGGATCTCCTTCTTCGGGATTCCCGCGGGCAAGGAGCAGGAGTTGGAGGAGCGCATCCACAAGGGTTACGCCGCGCTGGACGTGATGGAAGGCGAGCTCAAGAAGCGCCCCTTCTTCGCCGGAGACACCTACAGCCTCGCGGACATCTCGCTGTATGCCTATACACACGTGGCGGACGAGGGCCGCTTCGAGCTGGGACGCTACCGGGCCATCCGCGCCTGGTTCGAGCGGGTGCAGGCCCAACCACGCCACCTGCGCCTGCGCGACCCGGTGGCGTGA
- a CDS encoding RNA ligase RtcB family protein, whose product MNSTLPRVRVIASPQSWVEGEALRQLEAAARLPGMRSAVGLPDLHPGKGAPVGAAFTSQGVFYPFLVGNDIGCGMGLWALDLPARKAKPERWAARLDLEGPWEGDAEAMLADAGVRPCGFEASLGTVGGGNHFAEVQRVEAVHDARAFQTLKLETDRLLLLVHSGSRGLGEHILRAHVDRHGAGSLAEESAEARTYLARHDQAVGWARANRAAIAERVMRGVGTAGRRVLDVCHNSVTPKTWEGGQGWLHRKGAAPSDQGPVVIPGSRGALSYLVLPLGDGEDHAYSLAHGAGRKWTRTHARERLRERFTPDALLRTTFKSHVVCEDRDLLFEEAPPAYKAIDRVVGDLVDAGLVRVVATLAPLLTYKTRSRRE is encoded by the coding sequence ATGAACTCCACCCTTCCCCGAGTCCGTGTCATCGCCTCGCCCCAGTCGTGGGTGGAGGGAGAAGCCCTGCGTCAACTCGAGGCCGCCGCGCGGCTTCCCGGCATGCGCTCCGCGGTGGGCCTGCCAGACCTGCACCCGGGCAAGGGCGCTCCCGTGGGTGCCGCGTTCACCTCGCAAGGCGTCTTCTATCCCTTCCTGGTGGGCAACGACATCGGGTGCGGCATGGGGCTGTGGGCGTTGGATCTGCCCGCGCGCAAGGCGAAGCCGGAGCGATGGGCCGCGCGGCTGGACCTGGAAGGCCCCTGGGAGGGCGACGCGGAGGCGATGCTCGCGGACGCGGGCGTCAGGCCCTGCGGCTTCGAGGCCTCGCTCGGCACCGTGGGCGGTGGCAACCACTTCGCCGAGGTGCAGCGGGTGGAGGCGGTGCACGACGCACGGGCCTTCCAGACGCTGAAGCTGGAGACGGATCGGTTGCTGCTGCTGGTGCACTCGGGCTCGCGGGGCCTGGGAGAACACATCCTGCGCGCGCACGTGGACCGACATGGCGCGGGAAGCCTCGCGGAGGAGTCGGCCGAGGCGCGCACCTACCTCGCTCGGCATGATCAGGCGGTGGGTTGGGCGCGGGCCAATCGCGCCGCCATCGCCGAGCGGGTGATGCGGGGCGTGGGCACGGCGGGGCGGCGGGTGCTCGATGTCTGCCACAACAGCGTCACGCCCAAGACGTGGGAGGGAGGGCAAGGCTGGCTGCACCGTAAGGGCGCGGCGCCCTCGGATCAAGGGCCGGTGGTGATTCCCGGCAGCCGCGGCGCGCTGAGCTACCTGGTGCTGCCCCTGGGAGACGGCGAGGACCATGCCTACAGCCTCGCGCATGGGGCGGGCCGCAAGTGGACGCGCACCCATGCCCGCGAGCGCCTGCGCGAGCGCTTCACCCCCGATGCGCTCCTGCGCACCACCTTCAAGAGCCACGTCGTGTGCGAGGACCGCGACCTGCTCTTCGAGGAGGCCCCGCCCGCGTACAAGGCCATCGATCGCGTGGTGGGCGATCTGGTCGATGCCGGACTCGTGCGCGTGGTGGCCACGCTCGCCCCGCTGCTGACCTACAAGACCCGGAGTCGGCGGGAGTAG
- a CDS encoding alpha/beta fold hydrolase produces MMHLNRLASAFAAFLVLGGVSSPVLAAPVKNVVLVHGAFVDGSGWKPVHDILIKHGYNVSILQHPMTSLEDDVAATKRLLDRQQGPVLLVGHSYGGTVITQAGTDPRVAGLVYIAAHMPDTGESGVSNKAKMPGASKAIAPTPDGFLFIDPARFHEDFAADLPREQAEFMARSQMPTSLRAMSTPIVNPAWKTKPSWMLVSTEDKIIHPELQRMYAARAHSHKVEVKGSHAVYVSHPKEVAALIEDAAKHAGD; encoded by the coding sequence ATGATGCACCTCAACCGCCTCGCCTCTGCTTTCGCCGCCTTCCTCGTCCTCGGAGGGGTTTCCTCTCCCGTGCTCGCCGCCCCGGTGAAGAACGTCGTTCTGGTTCATGGAGCCTTCGTCGACGGCTCCGGCTGGAAGCCCGTTCACGACATCCTGATCAAGCACGGGTACAACGTCAGCATCCTCCAGCACCCGATGACCTCGCTGGAAGACGATGTCGCCGCGACGAAGCGTCTTCTCGACCGCCAGCAAGGCCCCGTCCTGCTGGTCGGTCACAGCTACGGTGGCACCGTCATCACCCAGGCGGGAACGGATCCACGGGTCGCCGGGCTCGTCTACATCGCGGCCCACATGCCGGACACGGGAGAGAGCGGCGTCTCCAACAAAGCGAAGATGCCAGGCGCCTCGAAGGCGATCGCACCCACGCCGGACGGTTTCCTCTTCATCGATCCCGCGCGCTTCCATGAGGACTTCGCCGCTGACCTGCCGCGCGAGCAGGCCGAGTTCATGGCTCGCTCGCAGATGCCCACCTCGCTCCGGGCGATGTCGACGCCCATCGTCAATCCCGCCTGGAAGACAAAGCCCAGTTGGATGCTCGTGTCGACGGAGGACAAGATCATCCATCCCGAGCTGCAACGGATGTACGCCGCACGCGCCCACAGCCACAAGGTCGAGGTGAAGGGAAGCCATGCGGTCTACGTGTCGCACCCCAAGGAGGTCGCGGCGCTGATCGAGGACGCCGCGAAGCACGCCGGGGACTGA
- a CDS encoding 23S rRNA (pseudouridine(1915)-N(3))-methyltransferase RlmH, with protein sequence MKVRLVSVGRDRSGLYEPAVQEYASRLAHYTRFELVELPEAGGKKGKATDARALEADALLARKKPQDLLVALDERGKLLDSVEFSRYVGRARDGAKDLLLVIGGDEGLDERVRQSADLVLSLSKMTLPHRLARVVLVEQLYRAFTLLKGEPYHK encoded by the coding sequence CTGAAGGTCCGGCTCGTCTCGGTGGGCAGGGATCGCTCGGGCCTCTATGAGCCCGCGGTCCAGGAATACGCCTCGCGCCTAGCCCACTACACCCGCTTCGAGCTGGTGGAGCTGCCCGAGGCCGGTGGCAAGAAGGGCAAGGCCACGGACGCCCGCGCGCTCGAGGCCGACGCCCTGCTCGCGCGCAAGAAGCCGCAGGACCTGTTGGTGGCGCTCGACGAGCGGGGCAAGCTGCTCGACTCGGTGGAGTTCAGCCGCTACGTGGGCCGGGCCCGGGATGGCGCGAAGGATCTCCTCCTCGTCATCGGAGGCGATGAGGGGCTGGACGAGCGGGTGCGGCAGTCGGCCGACCTCGTGCTCTCGCTGTCGAAGATGACGCTGCCGCACCGCCTGGCGCGCGTGGTGCTGGTGGAGCAGCTCTACCGCGCCTTCACGCTCCTCAAGGGCGAGCCGTACCACAAGTAG